The sequence AAGCTCTGGGTGTTCCATACAAATCTGTGTGGCAAAATTCCCTGGGATACCTGGTGGAATTAGAGTCTGAAGATTTGCTGCGAAGATTACAGCCAGATTTTCAACTGTTGAAAACTTTGCCAGTGGCTGATGTGATAGTCACTAGTATGGCTGATTTTGATTCACAGTACGATTTCGTCTCTCGCTTTTTTGCACCACGATTAGGCATTAATGAAGACCCGGTAACAGGATCTGCACACTGCTGTTTGGCTCCTTTTTGGCGGGATATCTTACACAAGGATGAGTTTTTGGCTTATCAAGCATCAACTCGCGGTGGGGTGGTGAAGATTAATTATACAGGGGGCGATCGCGTTTTTTTATCTGGACAGGCGGTTACTGTTCTCAAAGGGGAATTAGTTAGTTAGTTATAGCAGGGAACAGGGAACAGGGAACAGGGAACAGGATCGAAGTCGCTTGGCGTGTGGGTTTTGTGTTCTGTTTATGTCCTGAAGTACCTGGCGACAGCTATATTTGGGATTTGTCATTTGGCATTTCCCATAAAGTCTAGATTTCTCAATTTAAGAATTACGAATTACGATTTGGTATTATTCCCTATGTCCAAGAACAGCAGCACTACGTCCTGTGATTGGCTAATTAAGCAATTACCAGGATTGAGTCAAGAGGAACAATCGCGGCTGCAAAATTGTGGGATTCAAACTACAGCGGCGTTACTTAAACAAGGAAGAACTCTAGAAGATAAGGTGGTTTTGGCTAATAAGCTGCAAATTCATCTGCAGTATGTGCATAAATGGGTAGCTTTAGCTGATTTAGCTCGTGTTCCTAGTGTGGGCACACAATATTGTGGTTTGTTGTTACATGCGGGGATTGGTTCGGTGGCTCAGTTAGCT is a genomic window of Fortiea contorta PCC 7126 containing:
- a CDS encoding PhzF family phenazine biosynthesis protein, with translation MAQKITQVDAFSNKCFAGNPAAVCVLSAPQDDEWMQNVAQEMNLSETAFLVRRDDGFSLRWFTPTVEVPLCGHATLASAHVLWSEGHLLPDEVARFHTQSGVLIAKKQGQWIELNFPVNRSQVTVAPPELEQALGVPYKSVWQNSLGYLVELESEDLLRRLQPDFQLLKTLPVADVIVTSMADFDSQYDFVSRFFAPRLGINEDPVTGSAHCCLAPFWRDILHKDEFLAYQASTRGGVVKINYTGGDRVFLSGQAVTVLKGELVS